The sequence TATCAACCTTATGTTACACAGGTTCCCATTCCTCCCACAACATCATCAGGGATTCCGGATTGGACGAATCATATGAATACAAATTATGATTCTGGAATTCCTTCTGATACATGGTGGGTTTTAGAAAAGAAAACTACTCAATCTAGTCATACAGCAGCTCAACATGGAGCAAGCAGAGTTACAGTAATTTATGAATATCAAGGAGCTCCGTTTGACATTACGAAAACATACCCAGTTCTGACTACTGTTGCTAGTATACCAACAATTGGATCAAAGAATATGAATTCCTTACAAGGAGATTATGGTGTATATTCAGCATCTGTTGTCAGTCTTCAAAATGATGCGACCTCAGGAAAAACAAGGCTTACTGTTACAATTGCACTGATGAGTGAAGTAGATCCTGCATCTGATTATTGGGATGATGTTTCTCTAAATATTTCCTTACTAAAAAAAATGAATTAGATTTTAAACGATTATAATGTTAAATTGTCACTATATACTTTTTAAGTACAAGAGAAAAACTGTAACACGTTAAGATTCATTTTCTTGATTTAACCATCAAACTCTTTACAAAAATCATCAATTTGTATAAAAACATTTGTAATTTGGTCTTTCAAATCCATAGCAGTAATTCGTTTAAATATTTGAATTTCAGAAACTTAAATATACGAATTATTGCTATTTTACACAAATTTCATTTTCTATTCTTATCCCGAACTCAGGTTAGTTGAGTTAATCCGAACAACTTCTTTGCGTATTCACTTAATATCTATAGGGTTTTAATTTCAATACATTTATTTGTAATATCATATTCCAAATAAATTCTATTTTGAATTACAAATGGACAAAGAACAATAAAATTTTCATATTCATGTTGTTTTTCAAATTTAAAATGAGATTATTTAATAATTAAACGACCTCTTTTATTGGATATTATGTGAACTTCATTCACATGCAAATGTCCAACAAACGAAATAGATAGATTATTAAATTTCGGTGACAATATACTTGAATGTACCAAATTATATCTTTGTATAAAATATGGTGTTAATATATTTGAATGTACATAGTCAGAACTGATTAAAACCACGAATTATACTTCATAAATGTTACTTAGTATTTAGTAAATTAAATTAAAGCTCATTTTGTTATAGCTGGTACACCAAAGTATATTGTTATCTAATAAAAATAGTGGAATTAAAATTTGGAGTATTTTATTTTAAAAGGCAAAGTGAAATACATTTTTACAAAGTGCAAAAACCACTATTTTTTTTTATAGAACTAATGGATGCGCAAGAAGAATTTAATGTTATCCGCACTTTATCGTAAAAATACCGTGAATATAAAACATCACAAATCCTATCAAAATGATAAACCTATCTATCAAATTGGAAGGGTCTATTATGTTAGAAAATTTTTTAAACACATATGAATACTTTATAATAGGGCGTTTGTTTACATTTTTTCTTTTTCGGCTGGTAGTTTGATTCTTTTTATTATAAAATAAATTCATAATGAAAATTTCAAACGGAACTCCGAAGATTAAACCTTGGAATATTTTACTAAGCCTATATGGTTTTATAATTATTACAACCATCATCGTTAAAACTTTCAACAACTAAAATCATAATAATGAATTATTAAGAAACCAAAAAGCTTTCAAGAAGCACCTAATATTCTGAGCGATTATACCCTGCATTACAAATATATTTTAAAACAATTTTAGTAATTACATTGTAAATTTGACTTATTTTGTAGCAAAACATATCATGACTGGACAAAATAGCTCAGATTTTCACAAAAAAATATCTCTTGCTGGATCATTAATTGCCATAGGTATCGTATTTGGGGACATTGGCACCTCGCCTTTATACACCTTAAATGCAGTTTTTCATCATAAAATTATCACTGAAGTTATTGCCCTTGGTAGCTTAAGCTGTATTTTTTGGACACTCCTTTTCCAGACCACCATAAAATATGTCCTCATTACTCTGCAGGCTGATAATAAAGGCGAAGGAGGTATTTTTTCTCTATATGCTTTAGTCAGAAGATACAGTGGAAAGTGGCTTGTTTTTATCGCAATGGCTGGTGGAGCATTTTTAATGGCAGATGGAATTATTACACCGCCAATTTCAGTAGCCTCTGCCGTAGAAGGCGTTCAGGCGGTTATTCCTGGATTTAATACAGTTCCGGTAATTATCGGAATTTTAATTGCTTTATTTCTGTTCCAACAATTTGGAACGGATAAAATCGGTAAGGTATTTGGTCCGGCAATGGTAATCTGGTTTGGCTTTATTGGCGTTTTAGGTGCAATGGCTTTGAGCAATAACTGGGATGTTTTAAAAGCATTAAATCCTTATTATGCTTATCAGATGCTGGTCAATGAACCGAAAGGATTCTGGCTTTTGGGAAGTATCTTTCTTTGTACCACCGGTGCTGAAGCTTTGTACAGCGATATGGGACACGCTGGGAGAAACAATATTAGAATTTCCTGGATCTTTATAAAAATTGCTTTGGTTTTGAGCTATGCCGGGCAAACAACCTGGCTTTTAAATCACGTGGGCGAAGAAGTAGGTGACCTGAGTCCTTTTTATCATATCGTTCCGCCATCTATATTCTGGCTCGCTTTAGTGATCGCAACTTTGGCAACTATTATTGCTTCACAAGCCCTAATTAGCGGCTGTTTCACTTTAATCAATGAGGCAATAAGACTTAATATCTGGCCTAAACATTTAGTATTATTTCCGAGTAATGTAAAAGGTCAATTATACATTCCGGCAATTAACTGGTTCCTGATGTGTGGCTGTGTAGGAATGGTTTTATATTTCAAGGAAAGCACTAAAATGGAGGCCGCATTTGGCCTAAGCGTTACACTTACAATGTTGATGAGTACCCTACTCATAAATGCCTATCTAAGGATAAAAAGAGTTCCTATGATCCTGAATGTACTCATTACTGGTATTTTTTTAACCGTGGAAATAAGTTTCTTAATCGCTAACCTTCAGAAAGTAAAAGATGGCGGCTGGATCACTTTGTTGATTGGTTTTTCATTATTCAGTATAATGTATATTTGGTGGAGGGGAAGACAGATAAAATCAGACATTCAATCTCTTGTTAAGCTATCTGATTATATTCCGACCCTGAACAGGCTAAGTATAGATGAGAATATGCCAAAATATGCCACAAATCTGGTATACCTTACAACATCAAACTCTGAAAAGAAGATTGAAAAAACAATCATCGATTCTATATTAAAAATGGGTTTACCGAAACGAGCAGATATTTATTGGTTTGTTCACGTCAATATTCTGGATGAACCTTATGCGCAAAAATATTCTGTGGAAACCATTATTAAAAATGATGTTTATTACATACAATTTGATTTAGGATTTCGTGAAGAGCCTAGAATTGGTTATTATTTCAAACAGGTAGTCAGTGATATGATTGAAAAAAATGAAATTGATGTTACCGACTCTTTAGAGCAGGCTTATCAACAAAATAAAATAGGTGATTTCAAATTTGTAATGATGGACAGTTTTCTTTCTTACGATAATAAAATGCCCCTTTGGAAAAACTTTGTTATGAGATCATATTATAATTTAAGACATTTGTCAATAAAAGACCATATTAATTTTGGGCTGGATAAAAGTCATTTAGAAATAGAACAATACCCGCTGGTTGTGGTTCCTTTTGCCCAAAATAAATTAGAAAGAAAGGAAAGTTAATACAATTTGAAGAGGAAAGACTAATCTCATATTTTCAAGATGAATATATTACTGATAGAAGACGACCAATGAGTAGCCGATCTTAAAAGGAGAGGATTAGAAGAGCATGGCTTTGATGCTGAACTGGCTGTTGATGGACTTTCAGGAAAGACATTAGCTTTAAATACATCTTAGGATCTTATAATTACCGATATCCTGCTACCTGAATTGAATGGTATTATAGACATCAAAATGATAATTTCTAATTCTTTTTATTGTATCATTTTTACTATTTATATAATAAATTTTTGCTTTTGAGATATTTGGCTCACCACAGAAATCCGCTTCAAGAATCCTATTTTCAGGAATTTATAGATATTGTGAAACTTACTTGAGGTTTGTTTAGTTTCACTATCAAAAACAATTGAAAATGGTCTGTTAATATTTTTTGGTAAATAGTAATACACATTTTTTGCATTATTGTCATTACAGGATATAAATAATAAAATAAAAAGACTATTTATTATATTTATCGATTTTAAGATTTTCTTTCGTAACATTGTTCGTAGCTTTTATTATTTCTCCTTTTTGGTTAAACTTAACATTTACATCAAATCTCCCCATCGGTCTATCTGCGTTACTTTGAAGATCTGTCATTGGTCCCAATTTTTATCGCCTTTAGTATCAAAATTAAATAACATAACTCTGTTCCCTGAATTGTCACCGAATATTAGTTCCTGCGATTGTGAATTGATTCCAAATATTGCGATTCAGACAATAAAAACAAACTACCACACGAAAGGATTCGTGCGGTAGCGAGGGTTTTGATAACACAGTTTAATGGCATTTTTTTTTATTCTCTAAAATAAATTTTATAAAAAAAACTCCCACACGAAAATCTTGCGGGAGCGGGAAAAAATTATTTCAAAAATATATCCAAATCTTCATTTACCTCTTGAATTACAAATTTTAATTTTTCATTTTTAACTTGGTTAAATCGATCTTGTATTATTTTTTTATTCATTAAGTTATTATAAATTCTCGCAATATCTCCTATCCCATAAATTGCAGTCCTAGCAATTCCAAAGTCTTCATCGAGTATGTACTCTATACATATTTCTTCCAGCCATTTTTGGTCGTCTATTCCATTAATAGCCCCAATAATAACTTCAATAACATTTTGATTATTCTCCAACATCTTAATCACCTCCGATTTATTTTTATAGTTATAATTTTTGTATTCCATATTACATTAATTTTTCTTAGGAGGTAAGGGTTTACCTTTATGATTAACATCTTTATTTTTAATTAGTACATTTTTCATATCTTGCGAAAGTTCATTCCATTCTCGGGAATGACCATGATAAACATTTTTTCCAGGATGTGTTTTATCAAAAACATTAAACTCATTAGCTTCTGGATCATATCCAATCCTTCTCTCCGTATTAGGGGAAAGCTGATGTGAATTCTCTAAAGATTTTTGTGGATTTGCAGGTTCTTTATTCGCTCTACCATTATTAGTTGCCCCATGTTTAGGACTAGGCTCAAAGATTCTTTTTTCTGAATCATTAGAATTTAAGACTCTATTAGTTAAATTTTTAACAATATCAAAACCTTCTATAGCTAATACTGAAGCGGTTACATACACTCCAATACGAAAATTCCTACTAGGTTCAGTAATTCTATTAAAACCTCGAATTACTTTTTTTTGGTCAAAATCAACGATAGGGAAAGGAGAATAAACATTTCCCTTCTTAAATATTATAATTGGTATACCAGGTCTATAACCACTATTTTGATAACCTTCTACTTGTTTTCCATTAGGATCAATATATTTAATTGGATTTTGATATGTATAGATATAAGGATTAAGATTTCCCAAATAAAATACTCCGCCATTATGCTGACCATCTCCATAAAATTCACTCTCCATCACAGGATTATAAACTGCCAATGGGTCAACACCATACCAAATACTTAATCTTGGATTATAGTATCTTGCCCCATAATAGTATAAACCTGTATCTTCATCCAATTCTTTTGCATTAAACTTAAACGGATTATCATACGATCCATCCATCTGCTCAATCATTGTTTCTCCAAAAGGTAAATTTAGGAAAAATTGTGTTGCCTGTGATTGAGAATTGGTAACAAATGTTGCGGTTTTTAGCAGAAAAGCCAACTCCGAAAAGTTGGTCTTGTTTATTATTTACTGCTCCGAAGTTGCAAACTTCGGATAGCGTGGGGGAGGCGAGTTGACGTCATTAATATTAATAGTACATAATTTAGACAATCAAATAGACAAATAATGAAAATATTTTGCGAAAATTTTCATGCCATTCTCAAATTTTTTATTTATCTCATCAAATTCTAAAGCATCATGTTTTTCAGGGAAAACATAATATTCAAAAGGGAAAATCATTTCTTCAAGCCTTTTGCTCCAATAATTTGAAAGTTCATCTATATTATCTCTATCACCTAAAAAAGTACTATCATCTTTAAATATTGGGATTGTGGGAGCTTCATTTTTATCTACTTTTTCTTTAAACGCCTCTAATCTTGGTAAAATATACTCTGCCAAAGTGTATTTTAAATCATAAATTTCATTATTATTCATTTATTTACTAATTTTTTTAATTACACGATAATGTGTGCTTGTATGCCAAATACTTCCATCACTTCCAGTAAGTATTCTTTCACTATCTCTTGTAGCACCATTTACTCTTTGTTCTGCTGTTGGAGGATTATTGAGATCATATTCTGTATATTTAATATTTCCATTTTTGCCTTTTTTAGGTAAGATTTGAGAGCCGTCTGTTCCATCGTTTCTAAAAAACTTTCCTTCAATTTTTCCAGATTTAATATTGCTTAAAACTCATTAACCCTCCTTAATTTAGCATTATTAAAAACACCTTTCTTTAATGGAGCTAATTCATTTATAATTTTGGTAGTCCTGTTTAATAATGCAAATAGATGGGTACTTGTTTTAATTTCCGACAGACCCATCATCGACAAAGATCTTTCGCTTTCAGATAACTTATTTCCTTGTAAATCAGTTCCAACAATACCTTCCCTTTGCGTCACCAGCAACAGGAACAAAATCTGCTGAATATCCCGCATATTTCATGCTTTCTCGATATCCTCTTTCTACCTGTTTAATCTGATCTTTTGGCACATCTTTCCAAGCTCCTGCCCATGTTTGCTTCCCATTAGGGTCAACATATCTAATTGGGTTCTGATACGTATAAATATAAGGATTCAGGTTACCCCAGAAATAAACACCTCCATTATGTTGCCCATCTCCATAGAACTCTGTTTCCATTACAGGATTATAAACAGCTAGTGGGTCTACGCCATACCAAATACTTAATCTCGGGTTATAGTATCTCGCTCCGTAATAATACAAACCAGTATCTTCATCTAACTCTTTCGCATTAAACTTAAACGGGTTATCATAAGAGCCATCCATCTGCTCCATCATCGTTTCTCCAAATGGTAAATTTAGGAAAAATTGTGTTGCCTGTGACTTAGAGTTAGTCATAAATGTTGCTTGTCCCAAATGGTTCTCCATGAGAAAGTATATCTTTCGTATTTAATATATTCCTTCAAACCCAAAAAGATAATATTTCACAAAAAAAATAACTCTCACCGATTGGCAAGAGTTATTTTTTTATTCTTTTTGAAGATTATAAAGATCTCCTCCTTCTTTTGTACACTGAATAAAGATTTTCTTAGGTATACTATCTCTTAAACTGATCTTAGTAGTTTGATTACAAAAATCATTGTCATATTTAAAAATCAATTCTCTATTATTTTCTATTCCAGAAGGAACAGCCCAATAATCTCCAACAAAATAATAACCTATAAAATAATTTTTATTATTATAAATATAAAAGCTACCGTTACCTTTTTTTGTATTCTCAAGATATCCAAAAATATTTTGGGAGTTTACAATTTTAAGGGTGTCATTTTTCGAAGTAATTATATTACCTAAATATTTTATGTTTATTTCGTTAATTTCTTTGCCTTTTATACTGAAAAAATATTCTTGTCCGACTTTGTTTTCACTTAAGACAAGTTGTCTACATTTTTCATAAAAACCCTCGCTTTTGTGCTTTTTATTGTCTTCAGAATTAGGACTACAGTTGAAAACTAATAATAAAATTAAAGCAATTATATACTGTTTCATTATTTATAATTTTTTGGGGTTGGTTTTTTAGAATTTTGATACATTTTTTGAACATCTGCCTGATAACCTTTAGTACCTGCTGTACTATTATATGATCCTGCGGCATTGAACCATCCTTTAAAATTATAAGTAGACTTTCCTGTTTTGGGATCATAAGTAATTCCGCCTTTAAAACCTTTAGTTCCTAAAATCCTTGTACCTGCATATAAAGAAGTACTTACATCTGCTCCTTCTCCTTGCTTTAAACCGTAATTAGATTTCATTTCTCCTCCATTCCAATCGGCTTTTACATTCGTTTGCATAATATCTGTAACTCCTGTCGTTCCTGCATTAGATTCTTGAATTGTCATTGCTTTAACTAAAGTTGGGTCTAAATCAGGAATTCCTTTTATGGCAACTTGAGGAATTGGGTTTCCTCCTTCTGTGACTAAGTTTAATTTGCCTGAATTTTTTGCTTGATTAAAATAGCCAGTTCTTGCAGCAATTTGATAATCATTTTTTTGATATGCTGATCCCGACACATCTTCTCCTCCCTTACTTTGTATAATATTAGGCATAGCAACCTGTTTCCACCCTGCTGTACTTCGAGAAGGATTACTACTTGCATTGGTAGTCGCCTGTATGTAGGTTTTAAATTGAGTATCACTTTTTATGCGATGAACCTCCACACCACGATTATTAATATATACAATGTCATTTGGTGCCTGCCCATCAGGATCTGTATATCTTACAGGATTATCAAATGTATAGTTATATGGTGACCAACTTGGCATATCCTCTGCCAGCGGATCTACACCATACCAAATACTCAACCTAGGATTATTATATCTTGCTCCGTAATAATACAATCCTGTATCATCATCCAATTCTTTTGCATTGAACTTAAAAGGATTATCATAAGAACCATCCATCTGCTCCATCATCGTTTCTCCGAAAGGTAAATTTAGGAAAAATTGTGTTGCCTGAGACTGAGAATTGGTAACAAATGTTGCTGTCCCCAAATGATCACCATGCAGATAGTATAAGTCAGGACTCCAGGTTCTTTCTCTGAGCTCCAAAGAGAGACCTTTACCTACACCAGATTTCTCAGGATACTTCTCAAAATCAGATTGTACGTCTGCAGATTTAGTAATTGGTTTATCTTCCGCAGTTCTGTTGGTATATAAAACTGCAAGGGTCTTCAAATCTTACCACACCATTCATAAGTCTGCTTGCAAATCTTTTCGAGCCTCCTAAATATCAAACTACCACACGAAAGGATTCGTGCGGTAGCGAGGTGAAAAGATTCGTGCGGTAGCAAGGGGGTTTTCAGATGTTCTATTGGTGTATAATATTGTAGGATCTCTGTACAGTCCATAAGTCTGCTCGCAAACTTTTTGGATTATTCAAAAGTTTTTTGGTAAATTAAAAACTACCACACGGATTCGTGCGGTAGCGTGGGGTCATGGTTTTAAATTTTCAATTTGAACGATAAATTTTCTATATTCTACCAACTTATTTCCCATAAAGGAGCTTCAAAGAAATAATCTGGCATTTCAACTTTACTTGTAAACTTCATATTTTCGCTCTTCATAATATTAAATTCTTTTTAAGATCTGCCATTGTCATTGATAAGATATCTTTTCTCTCTTTTTTTGGAAAAATTACTTTATACACTTTTCCATTAATATATTCAAATTTTAAAAAATCATAATTACAATCTGGATCATTTTTTTTAAAACTAATAGCATACATTGGTAACAAATCATCTTTTAAAAGAAAAATAGTTGTCGGTTTAATATTTTTGGTCAAATATACATTATCGCCTCCCGAATATTTAAAACAGTATTTTACATTTTCTACTTTATCAAATATAATGAATGTACTGTAATCATATTGCTTTACTACAAATTTATTACTTTCATGAATTGATGACATAGGTGTTAATGAACTATATTTTTTCCCTTTAACAATCTCTGGCATAAAATTTTGAATATCAATAATGTTATTTTTGACATTCTCCTTTTGTGATTTATTACAACCTGACAAAGCAACTAATGCTAGCATTATGTATAAATAAATTCTATTTTTTAATAACACTTGTTCCATTTTGAATAATTTTTTTGTTTTCCATAAAATCAGTTCTTTGAAACCCACCATTACTACGAACTTTCATATTATATAGTCTATTTTGAAATACAGTTTTTCCTTTTGAATTTAGATTAAACTGCATAAAACCAGAATAGTTTTTCCCGTTCTCTTTCACAAGGTTAGTGTCGAAATAAAATGTTTCTGCTACAATGTTTTCTCCATTTTTAATTGGAAGATTGGATCCTGACGTGGCTCCATTGAAAAACATTTTTCTATCACCTGCAAGAAACACATCTGTATATGTATCAATTTGAGATTGAGATACATTATCTGAAAGATATTGCATACTCATATTACAACCGGTGAAAAGAATATTGGCATCATCTGATAAATGTTGAGAAAGATAGTTTAAACCTTTACTTTTATGTGCATCAAAAACATATTCTTGTGTAGCACTTCCTGGATTCAATTTTGCTGCACCCCAAGTTCCATGAGACTTAATTACCAAATTCTCAAAATTAGGAACATTTTTTCCATAATGTGAATTTAAAACACCAGACACTTCATCAATATTATTAACGCCAATATAATCCCAATTTTTAGCTCCTTTATTCATGTATGAAGTAGATAATGGATTTTTGTCCAAAACATAAACAAGTAAATTTCTAGAGCCTGTCAATTTACGCGGCCCTGGTCCACCTGGATCTTCCGGTGCCATCCCGCTTGGGTCTATATATCTTATAGGATTATCAAATGTATAAGCATAGGGCGACCAGCTTGGCATCTTATCTTTCAGCGGATCCACACCATACCAGATACTCAACCTCGGATTATAATATCTTGCACCATAATAATAAAGTCCGGTATCTTCATCTAATTCTTTTGCATTAAACTTAAACGGGTTGTCATAAGAACCATCCATCTGCTCAATCATTGTTTCTCCAAAAGGTAAATTTAGGAAAAATTGTGTTGCTTCTGATTGAGAATTGGTCACAAATGTTGCAGTTCCTAAATGATCTCCATGTAGATAGTATAAGTCAGGGCTCCAGGTTCTTTCTCTGAGCTCCAAAGAAAGACCTTTACCGACACCAGATTTTTCAAGATACTTCTCAAAATCAGATTGTACGTCTGCAGGGTTAGTAGATGGTTTATCTTCCGCTGTTCTGTTGGTGTACAATACAGCAGGATCTTTAAACCTGTCAGCACCATCCATGAGTCTGCTCGCAAACCTTTTGGATCCTTCAAAATAATGTTTCGTGTATTGACCTGTTGAGCTTACCGTAACATAAGGATTCGGATATAGTTTGTATTCAAATAACCTTAATTCATTAATTTCAACCGGTACTCCATTCTGATAGAGTTGCGTAGGGATTTCGAGTCCATATTTTATGACTCTTTCTCCCTGATCATCATATGTATAGTATTGATAAGTTCCCGTATTATCATTGTAAAAAGCTTTTAAATGGTCTTGTTCATCCCAAAACATTTTCTTGGTGCCGTTACTGTCACTATGATTTACAGCATTTCCGTTAAAATCATAGTCAAAATATTCTGCGTTACCAGATGATTGGTCTACAACTCTTTCCACTTTATGGGTATTCTGAACATAGTCATATCTATTTTTATAAGTGTTTTCATGTACAACATTCTGATCTCTTTCATGATGCTGGTGTTTCTGTGTAATTCCTCCAACATTATTATACTCCATTACAAGATTATAAGTAGATGGCGTAAAAGAGGTTATAGGGATCTGACCTTCTTTCTCACGAATGATTACCTGCCCTGTTTCTGTACCAATCAACCTGTTGAGTGTATCGTAATTCAGATTAAACTGAAATGCCCCGCCCATACCGTTTGCCAACGGATCTGCCTGATTCTGAATCATACTGATGTTTGAAAACTGATCATATTTATACGTATTATACAACATCCTATGATTGGTATTGTTCATTAGGTAATACCTATCTAACTTTCTGTTTTGTGCATTATAAACATATTGTTGTTTAGTACCATTTCCATACTCGATTTTTAAACGCTGTTCATAGTAATCGTAATTAATGTTATCAATCAACGTCTCACCATTATTATTATCCACTGATTTAAGGTTTCCTCCTAAATCATAATGATAAGAGACAAGTTCTTCATCCGGATATTTGATTTTAGTCAAACGGTTCCAGCTGTCATAGTTGAAGTAAGTCTTGAAGTACATTTCAGGAATATGGGCTCCGCGTATAATTCTCAGCTCAGATATCACTTCTCCCATTCTTCCGTATTTATATACTGTATCACCAGAACCGTCGGCTTTTGTAATGATTTTACCTGCATTATTTCCTGCAGTTGAAAGGCCATATTGGTACTGTACGTTGTTTGGATTGGGATCTCCTGAAGGAAGATCCGGCAAGAATATTCCTAAAAGTCTGTTATAATCATATTTATACTCAATATAGTGCGTGTTGATACTGGAATCATTCAGTAAATTATCCGTAGTTAATCTTCTAAGATTTCCTGCTTGGTCATATTCATAACTCGTCATTCCTTTATCCGGATGTCTCTGTAGGATGCGTCGTCCTGCAAGGTTGTAAGAATAACTCGTAGTCATTCCTTCCGGATCTGTTACCTCCATTAATTCACCAATGGTATTATAATTAAATATTGTAGAAAGTGCCTGTGAATATAGATAATCGTCTTTTTGAACTATTTTGCCTTCAGCATTAGCATAAGATTCCGATTTCTGATTCAAGAACTCTTCAGTCGTTTTGAACAAGTTATTTGTGATGGCGTATTGGGTCACTTTTGTATTTCCGTCTTCATTAGTTGCAGAAACAACCCTACCTTGATTGTCATACGATTGAGAGGTACTAGGTCCATTTGCACCATTGAGGTTTAAATTTGCATTCCCTAAATTCTCATATTTAGGATGATATTGCTGTATTGTTCTTCCTAAAATATCAAAAACTGTACGTCCTGATACGGATCGTCTTTCAGTACCACTCAGTTCTACATCTTTTTTCACCTGCACTATTCTTCCCAAAAAATCAGCATATGTATCGGTCATAATCGTATTATTGATACTTGCATATTCCGGATCATAGTTTGAGGTTGATGCACGGTATATTTTTATTGCATTATTATTATTAACAATACCTGCATGATCCGTCCAATATTTATATTTTACGGTAGGGACTGTAGAGTTGCTCGCAATTTCATTAGGTCCCATAATCGATGAGGGTCTTCCGAAACCGTCG comes from Chryseobacterium sp. 3008163 and encodes:
- a CDS encoding RHS repeat domain-containing protein, with the translated sequence MENHLGQATFMTNSKSQATQFFLNLPFGETMMEQMDGSYDNPFKFNAKELDEDTGLYYYGARYYNPRLSIWYGVDPLAVYNPVMETEFYGDGQHNGGVYFWGNLNPYIYTYQNPIRYVDPNGKQTWAGAWKDVPKDQIKQVERGYRESMKYAGYSADFVPVAGDAKGRYCWN
- a CDS encoding RHS repeat-associated core domain-containing protein, which codes for MAFLLKTATFVTNSQSQATQFFLNLPFGETMIEQMDGSYDNPFKFNAKELDEDTGLYYYGARYYNPRLSIWYGVDPLAVYNPVMESEFYGDGQHNGGVFYLGNLNPYIYTYQNPIKYIDPNGKQVEGYQNSGYRPGIPIIIFKKGNVYSPFPIVDFDQKKVIRGFNRITEPSRNFRIGVYVTASVLAIEGFDIVKNLTNRVLNSNDSEKRIFEPSPKHGATNNGRANKEPANPQKSLENSHQLSPNTERRIGYDPEANEFNVFDKTHPGKNVYHGHSREWNELSQDMKNVLIKNKDVNHKGKPLPPKKN
- a CDS encoding KUP/HAK/KT family potassium transporter is translated as MTGQNSSDFHKKISLAGSLIAIGIVFGDIGTSPLYTLNAVFHHKIITEVIALGSLSCIFWTLLFQTTIKYVLITLQADNKGEGGIFSLYALVRRYSGKWLVFIAMAGGAFLMADGIITPPISVASAVEGVQAVIPGFNTVPVIIGILIALFLFQQFGTDKIGKVFGPAMVIWFGFIGVLGAMALSNNWDVLKALNPYYAYQMLVNEPKGFWLLGSIFLCTTGAEALYSDMGHAGRNNIRISWIFIKIALVLSYAGQTTWLLNHVGEEVGDLSPFYHIVPPSIFWLALVIATLATIIASQALISGCFTLINEAIRLNIWPKHLVLFPSNVKGQLYIPAINWFLMCGCVGMVLYFKESTKMEAAFGLSVTLTMLMSTLLINAYLRIKRVPMILNVLITGIFLTVEISFLIANLQKVKDGGWITLLIGFSLFSIMYIWWRGRQIKSDIQSLVKLSDYIPTLNRLSIDENMPKYATNLVYLTTSNSEKKIEKTIIDSILKMGLPKRADIYWFVHVNILDEPYAQKYSVETIIKNDVYYIQFDLGFREEPRIGYYFKQVVSDMIEKNEIDVTDSLEQAYQQNKIGDFKFVMMDSFLSYDNKMPLWKNFVMRSYYNLRHLSIKDHINFGLDKSHLEIEQYPLVVVPFAQNKLERKES
- a CDS encoding ribonuclease domain-containing protein, giving the protein MKSGKIEGKFFRNDGTDGSQILPKKGKNGNIKYTEYDLNNPPTAEQRVNGATRDSERILTGSDGSIWHTSTHYRVIKKISK
- a CDS encoding RHS repeat-associated core domain-containing protein, which translates into the protein MKTLAVLYTNRTAEDKPITKSADVQSDFEKYPEKSGVGKGLSLELRERTWSPDLYYLHGDHLGTATFVTNSQSQATQFFLNLPFGETMMEQMDGSYDNPFKFNAKELDDDTGLYYYGARYNNPRLSIWYGVDPLAEDMPSWSPYNYTFDNPVRYTDPDGQAPNDIVYINNRGVEVHRIKSDTQFKTYIQATTNASSNPSRSTAGWKQVAMPNIIQSKGGEDVSGSAYQKNDYQIAARTGYFNQAKNSGKLNLVTEGGNPIPQVAIKGIPDLDPTLVKAMTIQESNAGTTGVTDIMQTNVKADWNGGEMKSNYGLKQGEGADVSTSLYAGTRILGTKGFKGGITYDPKTGKSTYNFKGWFNAAGSYNSTAGTKGYQADVQKMYQNSKKPTPKNYK